The Medicago truncatula cultivar Jemalong A17 chromosome 4, MtrunA17r5.0-ANR, whole genome shotgun sequence genome includes a region encoding these proteins:
- the LOC11445101 gene encoding peptidyl-prolyl cis-trans isomerase CYP40, which translates to MRRTRCFLDISIGEELEGRILVELYNDVVPKTAENFRALCTGEKGSGPNTGVPLHFKGSCFHRIVKGAMIEGGDISTGDGTGGESIYGLKFEDENFEMKHERKGMLSMANTGPNTNGSQFFISTTRTAHLDGKHVVFGKVVKGMGVVRSIEHVTTGDEDRPVLDVKIVDCGEIPEGEDDGITNFFKDGDTYPDWPADLAEIPSELEWWLKSVDSIKAFGNECYKKQDYKMALRKYRKALRYLDICWEKEGIDEEKSSGLRKTKSHIFTNSSACKLKIGDVKGALLDTEFAMREGHNNAKALFRQGQAYIVLNDIDAAVESFKKALTLEPNDAGIKKELAAARKKISDRTDLEKKAYSKMFQ; encoded by the exons atgagaagaacAAGGTGCTTCTTAGACATTAGCATAGGTGAAGAACTAGAAGGACGAATATTGGTCGAACTTTACAACGATGTTGTTCCCAAAACTGCTGAAAATTTCAGAGCTCTATGTACTGGTGAGAAAGGCAGTGGTCCCAATACTGGGGTACCCCTCCATTTTAAG GGATCTTGCTTTCATCGTATTGTTAAAGGCGCTATGATTGAAGGAGGTGATATATCTACTGGAGATGGTACTGGAGGAGAATCTATATATGGACTCAAGTTTgaagatgaaaattttgaaatgaagcATGAAAGGAAAGGAATGTTATCAATGGCAAATACAGGTCCTAATACAAATGGTTCTCAGTTTTTCATCTCTACTACCCGAACTGCTCATCTAGATGGTAAGCATGTTGTATTTGGGAAAGTAGTTAAAGGAATGGGCGTAGTCCGTTCAATTGAGCATGTTACGACCGGAGATGAGGACCGTCCTGTTCTTGATGTTAAAATTGTGGATTGTGGAGAAATTCCCGAAGGAGAAGATGATGgcataacaaactttttcaaagACGGTGATACTTATCCCGATTGGCCAGCAGACCTTGCCGAGATCCCTAGTGAACTTGAATGGTGGCTTAAATCTGTTGACTCAATCAAAGCTTTTGGTAACGAGTGTTACAAG AAACAAGATTACAAAATGGCTCTAAGGAAGTATCGGAAGGCTTTACGTTACCTAGATATTTGTTGGGAGAAGGAAGGGATTGATGAAG AGAAAAGTTCAGgtttaagaaaaacaaagtCTCATATATTTACAAACAGCTCA gcTTGTAAATTGAAAATAGGAGATGTTAAAGGAGCACTGTTAGACACAGAATTTGCAATGCGTGAAGGCCATAACAATGCAAAAGCTTTGTTTCGCCAAGGACAG GCATACATAGTACTGAATGACATTGATGCTGCAGTTGAAAGCTTTAAGAAGGCACTGACCTTGGAGCCAAATGATG CTGGAATAAAAAAGGAACTAGCTGCGGCCAGGAAGAAG ATATCTGATAGGACTGATCTAGAGAAAAAAGCTTATAGTAAGATGTTTCAATAG
- the LOC11441412 gene encoding uncharacterized protein, with protein sequence MAFTTNIVHVLTLLLVIITTSMFTVTMANKDWPSFGNFNYTDWWSRFGNHHHQINKTEQQPKNIIVGGSQNWHFGYNYSDWAIKNGPFYLNDTLVFKYDAPNATSFPHSVYMFPTWQSFMKCDVKKAKMVANHTQGVGEGFKFVLNKWKPYYFSCGEKNGLHCNVGQMKFAVMPMLRPFWSSWP encoded by the exons ATGGCCTTCACCACAAACATTGTTCATGTCCTCACCTTATTACTAGTTATAATAACCACTTCAATGTTTACAGTTACTATGGCAAACAAAGATTGGCCCTCTTTTGGCAATTTCAACTACACTGATTGGTGGTCCAGATTTGGaaaccatcatcatcaaataaaTAAGACTGAACAACAACCTAAGAACATCATTGTTGGTGGCTCTCAAAATTGGCACTTTGGCTATAACTACTCTGATTGGGCTATTAAGAATGGTCCTTTTTACCTCAATGATACTCTCG TTTTCAAGTATGATGCTCCAAATGCAACAAGTTTCCCACACAGCGTATACATGTTTCCAACTTGGCAAAGCTTCATGAAATGTGATGTGAAGAAGGCTAAGATGGTGGCAAATCACACACAAGGTGTTGGAGAGGGATTCAAGTTCGTGTTAAACAAGTGGAAGCCTTATTACTTTTCATGTGGTGAGAAAAATGGATTACATTGCAACGTCGGACAAATGAAGTTCGCTGTTATGCCAATGCTTCGTCCTTTCTGGTCATCATGGCCTTGA